DNA sequence from the Armigeres subalbatus isolate Guangzhou_Male chromosome 1, GZ_Asu_2, whole genome shotgun sequence genome:
AGCGTGATTTCTCTTTGCTTCTTCGGataggcagaacgatcgcgctgaTCGGTCAGAAATAagtttgtgttctgcattgcgcgtcCGGTTGGCCGGGTAAAGTTAGTTTCCAGTAGCTACTTTTCGCGCCCGGATTCATGGAAGCGGTTAGGTAAAAttactgtgtataaagaatggcacggtcgtagTCGCTTTAGGCCatgagtgaatccagatccaacgatgcctaccaattcgaactgataatccttcctgtgggtttttgtggagacgcagaggtgaaacacggtcttcaaatagcaaaaaccacctactaatattccttccttcttccctaactgactacaaggacgtggcttcggcgccgttattgatcatttgaatttttagGAGTCACTGAAACTTAGCAAACTGAGAATgctttgaacaatcccagtcaatcattcagttgattctttgtgcaatttcactgattctggtcaatcacggagtagcaaccatagatatgtgtagtcagtcaaagctaaagctaaagctaagcatAGTTATACCTGATGAACATGCCGAGAATTTAAGGTGAGTAGATTATAAAAAGTTTGCTATATTTACAAATTTGAAAGGGCCACAGAAAGTATTCCTTCGACTTTTAGCAAAATCTCACTTTTAGTGGTCGATTTTTCTGAATTCCACAggttttgatgatttttatatTTAAGAATACATAGCAGAAATGTAATGTATATTCTGCAGGGGAAAAATATTCCTGGTATTCTAGTGTAATATTTTAGTTTAGATGTAGCACATTCTAAATAAAAATCAAGAATTACTTCAATCTCACAAAATCTGCATTTAATGTCCATTTTGTTGCTTCGAATATttgttatcaaaaattttggttaCCAGTTGGCATCTGATTCAATTTTCAGACATCATTCATACttctgggccctccttagccgtgcggtaagatgcgcggctacacaaagcaagaccatgctgaggggtgGCTGCAGGTTTCGATTCCTGTTGCCGGttcagacaattttcggattgaaattgtctcgacttcctatGAGCATAAAAAGTActtcatcgtgttagcctcatgatatgtacgaatgcaaaaatgtaagtaacctggcttagaaaaccTCGCGAGTTAATAACGGTGgaagtgctttaatgaacactaagccgcgaggcggcaatatcccagtgggggatgcaatgccaatgaagaagagaaGATTCATACTTCGGACACCTACCTGAGCCACCGGTGATCAGACTTAGATTAATGTGTTTGTTTCTCTATAATGAAACTTTAGTAACACAAACTTTAGTAACATTTGATCCATACTAATGAAAAAGTTAATACTTAAAATTATCTCCATATTGTTTGATTAGGCTCCACAAGCTAGTAAGGTATTAGAATCGGACTGATGAAACTTTTGGTTTATTAAAGAGGTTATGGATAAGTCTTTTGAAGTTTTGACACCATTGTGATTTAATTCTAGGAAATATTCATTCCAattattttgtacacatatgtTTTTAAACGGTAATGCCGGAATTATTACAGGAAAATATCTAATGTTAACCCCCGCCAGTTTGCCAGGATCAGCCTTCCACCCTATAATTCGGATTAACGCCGATCATAATTCAGCAATTAGCATTGGCATGTCTTCCCGATTAGTTCAGCGCAAAATGCCCAAATTCCATTGTCATCGATAAGGTTTCAAAATACATAAGGAGTGTGTACTTTATCCGACATGCCCTTGGCTAATCACTGGTGGTTGGTAATATccatgaaaataaaagtgaacAAACCCGCGGCATCTTGCTTGCTTTGATCCGTGGAACGGCCTTGTATTTTTCTTAGCAACACTTTGTAGCAGTCACTGAACAGCTTAAAACTCGTCAGCCAATATCAGCAACTGTTTATATTCGAGACCGATACAGCAATCCACAGTTTATCCACCGATGGCTCGCCCAGGCCAATGAGCACTCTGCCTTTTCACACCAAAGGAAATTCTCTCAGGACCTATCGCAACACTTCCTGAACGAACTCTTCCGAAATCTGGACCAATGCCAGGAACCGAAACCGGAACCGCTTGGACTCGAGCACTCCACCGCAGCGCAATAAGTTGGATTTCCAGCTATAGTCGTCATTCAAGAAGCTGTGACTCTTTTGGCCCCCAAAGTGTCAACCGTATGGAAGAGCCCCTAATCTAATTAGGCAGCTCCCCCTTTCCCGACTGCAACGACGATGCTAAAGCacgacgacgacaacaacaGAAACACAGCAGTTAATGTCTTTTGCTTTTGTAGTTCTACTCATGCAGCCTTAGTGGGAGATATTGGGCGCATGGTCCCGGGTTCCTATCCTGGGGCCGATCAACTTGCGGGGCTTTGTCTGGATTTAAGGTGTCCCTGGCATAGCACAGAAGTCCAACAAGTCGTTACTGTCGTCGTTGGTAATTCGATCCCTGTTCTAGTCTATTTATGAAGACCGTTCATGTTTAAATCTAAGTACGCTTCAAATAAATGCCCCAATATGTGCACAATTCCGTGTTTGCGGTAGCTGCACAGGAGGAAAGCAAAACGAGCATTGTACTTAGTCGGAGACTTATGCAAGCACATTACACACGCAAGGTGCTCTTTTGTAGACCAGATGGAGGGAGCAGTAGACATGAAGAAATTAGGCATTTTTGACCCATTTGAACTTGTAATTAATTAATGCTATCGAGGAGTAAAGACAGCATTGGCGCGTGGGTGGTTGTGGGGCAGTATTTTTAGGAAATAGGCTTACTTGCTCGTTACTTATTTGTTGGTGACTAAAATCGCTTAACGATCGTACTTCTTACTTATCAAGATTTGCTGATGATTCTCAAAGTAACAAGAACAGTTGTTTTACTTAGTTAATTCTGTGTGCGGCCAAGTGATTTCTGAATACCCAGATATTCAGTCGTTGGCACAGTTTGAAATGATTGTAATGCATGCGTAAGTACAATATGCTCCAGCTTTCGGTTTATGGATTTTCGGGTTATGTTTCGGTCCAAATTACTTCAGTTCGAAGGAAGCCAAATTTCTTCGTTGATGTTGGAGTAAACAAACTAGCAATGGGTATCGTTGGAAACGTGAAAACTTAAAGTTTGCTTGGATACGAAAATTTCTTGTAGTCCAGTGTTCAGGAAGCAGTTTTTGCATCAAAGCTTcttttttatagcatccgccattacggtgagcgtggaaagctggatttattcggcgaagtcgaagcaaaattctgcTTCTTCCTCTCCTATgagaaatcccattgctatctgtcagagtttgaatGAAACATGGCCgtcatctcctcctctctgttgctctactgtaaaaacccataaagaccTGTCATTGtcagccccctgaaacggctgtcatctgcatacaacatgattgaagccgaaaacttggtgctaaacttgCGTGCTAGCTGTCCAAGCAGTGGCTTttaagcacggaacacagtgacgcatCGTGACAATATCGCTTCGAGAAGAAattttaattcgaataaaaaataaagaaacagttttttttgaaaagcgcttaaaatatgtttcattaATGTATTGCAATTATCTCTCATTCGTTAATTTCAGATACACATGTTTCGTTATAGCGCAAAAAGTTAGCACTGTATTTGCTTCCACAATAGCAAAtaccaaattattaaataataacaaatttgtcaaaGTCTGCCTGATACTCATGTCGATATCTTTTAACGGTCGTTGATGAtatgtctgaaggaatttgacAAATATTAGGCTAGTGTTGTGATAAAGAGGGCCTTTAATTTCTAATGCATCGTtctgttaaaaaataaaaatttttttgcAAGTAGAAAAAATAAGACTGCAAACCAATTAATTGATTGAACAGCAGTGatttatttttcctccaaatTCAAGAACAGTATTCTCGTTGGAAtctgaagcaaaaaaaaacgctGGTATCTCCAGCAGTTTTCTGTTcatgtttaaattttatttaaataaataaaataatatatatataaataattattatttattttacgcTAACTCAAGAAATGcggcgtaattgcaaagtgcatTGATCCAAATTCCGTAGATTCAAAATAACGCGTTCAATCGCCTAAACATacaaaaattatgccaaatctCGTGATTTTCAATCTGCAGAAAGAAACTCAGAACAAAGCTGTGCAAATAaagttttgagcttttgaatctGAACTTCAAATTAATCTGAGaggagctgctgggagaatgcatgtttcagattcatatgtAAAATTAAAAGCAGCGAGTACAATTTGAATCACTACTAATCTTATTTTTATTCTTGGGTTACTTAGGATTCTTTAAAGATTAACTCATAATCgataaaaaattcaaatgttatACATTTGTGACATGAGCAGTATGGATTAGGTTTCTCGTCAGctaaagaacttttttttccggtgcatgaaaacatattttagttactagataaaacATTGTCCGCTGTCGTGCGCTgttcggaacatcttttgctggcgaggatagggggaTCTAAAAGTCGTCAAaatggaaaaatacatacgatttgacaggtaggtacccaacatgtttcggacagcagaaacaaagggaaccgaagcgacaatctttatctagtaactaaaatatcttttgatgcATGATCATTAACAGCTCGATAGTTATTATTTTTAGTCTCTTGACTTTACAACGCTAAGTCAATTATGCTTCAAAAAACTATTAATTCTGTCAACACAACAAATGGTCCAGTTTAAAGCAAATTTTTTATCCAAAATGCGACATCCACTTCCAGTTGGATCCAGATCAAATGTAAAGAAGAAAAGGTTCCAATAGTGTTTCATAAAACACCTGTCGATGACACGTAAGCAACGACTCAGATTAATTTATCTTAGTTTCGACGCCCACATTATAGTGAGCTCAAGTTTGTAACCAAAGAGTTAATGCGTCAAAGATCATCAATAGTAGATGAATTAAGTCTCGTCAACTGAAAAGTAGTTGCTGTCTCATATTCTCATACAGGCAAGTCTCAATAATTATCGTGTATAATATAGATTTACGTTTTTAATGGTTTTGGGAGGTACTGCATCAGGCCTTTTTTAAGACTGggtattttttaaaatcttcgAACTGGCACTTTTAAGTTACTAGGGTAAATGTTGCATTTTTGAGGATCCCTAGAGGAAGTAAGCTGTATCCGCTTATATCTTTCAGATGAGTCTCGTGTGATACAGACTAAAATCAAGCAAAATTTCATAGATGAAGagtcttatttatgaaaagGAAGTTTGAAATGAACATCGGATGTTTATAAATCGCTTTAGATTTTTAACTAtctgaaatgaaaaatattctttCGTTTTGGAAGAAGTGCAGCATATTTTTGGACCCCAAATGTACACACATTTTGGATAATTTCTCTTTAGTCCTGttcaaaatatgaattttcaatttgcacAGGTCATTTGAGCTAAAGCAAAGTCTTATTTTTCGATTGACATGCATCAATGACAAGATTGCATCGATTTAAATTTGCAATTTCAACATGAAGTGCTTGTGTTCGTTCTGAGATATTCAATGATGTATGCTTtgaagcgtaacgcattgtaacgcttgccttcttgaagaaattggatTTCATCAACATTTCATCCAACATTATCGTTATTTTCGCACATGAAACTAGTTAAATACATTCTGCAGCAATCTTATTTACATAAAGACCATACGGGATGCAGCAGCAGCGagcattgaatttagttcagatATCAATAAAATGTCAACAGGGAGGGCTTCAAAATAtgtaggggtccaaaatcaagttggttacccctAATTTTTTCGGTAAATTTCGGTCCAGGCATCCCtgtaaattgtcaaaatcgaatgATAATTGTGGTCATCTACAGCATCTTTTACGAGCGCTAACGGCCGCTTATTTTGGAATGTCTAGAAGTAGTTTGATTCAAAACGGAAAACAGTACGGGGTTTAACTTTTCTCATACTGTGTATCACTAAGtgtgatatcacaaaataaaatttgaaactcgaaaattgcgaaaaaaaatgctagccattttaaatcaaattgctcctaaaatttttgagaagaatttTAAAACACTTCCCGTATGTTTCctcgtgcatttttttttcaaatattatccTTAGACTTcctcttcttcatgcaacctttattcgccaataatgataaatttatgaggatgatgatgatcgctgcgatgacaaacgacacaagacaaaagtcaaatagattgcaccttaccagaacagaccagaacatgttaaattgtggcggcttttgaaattaatttattgtttttttttaggtgATAATTTAAGGCTGATTTTgatgataattatattgtggCAGCTATTACACGGACAGAAATATTGGTCCATTGAATTAATAATAAAGTTTGTTGCTTTTACATAACAAAAGCTATTTGATTTtatattgattatttttattttaacaataaaaaattgcaTTGTTTATAATTCAAATCATGTTTGTTTCTATGCAAAAATTTGTTCATATTTCTTTTTAAATCAACAAGATCTTTGTTTGACTCAATAAAACTTTTATTGTATTCAATGTGCAAATATCTGTCCATTCCCTGGTCATCTCAAGACATGAACTAAAaataaggtgattatagaatgaagcccgtggtgaatttcaaattcaccacacgtttatctacatacatttccaaaatcccaaatctggcgtaataggtttcgtacagtgccgaaactcaaattatgattgttcagcataactaagcaaacgatctaccattatttcagccccatacgcgttatggttcttgcatctcgtgcgcttgaaaaaaatattggaaaagcacgtggtttacaaaatggccgatttcggGCTTTATTCTATAATCACCATAACGTAGCATAACGCTCAGCTGAAGCAATAACACTGCCAACCGCTCCCTCGCTGTCACTCACttgttgaaaatgaaaatcggatcggatgcaaaacaaaaacagtgttttgatcggtgcaaaaaaatgaattttatagTTTTAATCACAAAATTTCAGGTATGTAAATGTGTTAAAAAGTATTTAGTTCATATTACCTACATTCATTCATAATTGATGTTTTGAAATTGGTTTTAGGAGATTTGTATTGACACGAAATCGCTCCTCCAAACCACAAATTCAGGCAATCCAACTAAACGACTCAGTGGAGACAACCAGACCTGCAAAACTGAAGACATATTAATCCTAGTGATAATGCCAGTGAAAATGGATCCCGTAGTGGCAATAGCACTAACGACGAAGGTATTGTGTTGGAGAGCTGATTTATTGTACCACGGAACAACAAAGTACAAAGAGAAATGTATGAAGGCAAGTGATACGTGTAGAATGAAATTATATTAGGTTTTCATTTTTGACAGATCATCACAAACGAAGTGCTGGTGGTCGATTACACTTTTGCGGAGATAATGAAGAAAGTGTCGAACCGGCCGGAAGCACAGCGCGAACAGTGGCCAACATCTGTGACTTACGGGGCGTAATCTATGAATACAGGATCGGTCTGTATGACTCCCATTATTCGGTCATATGATGACAAACAAACTGATTTTTACAAATAGCATTgagaagaaagttcatatcaaGTACGTATTATAATTTGTGATAATATCTCATTAATGTTAAGGATACTGATATGGATGATTTCTAATAAAAGACAAAAGTTAAGTAACAGATTTGCTTCGCAATAACTGTGGAACATACCAAGTATGAAAGAAATCCCAATTTTGAAAAAAGCATCgtaaattcaaacagagtttcccattattttaataaaaacaattataaaaacaataaaacattaatattgttttcaattacaTCTATCATTGAA
Encoded proteins:
- the LOC134211810 gene encoding uncharacterized protein LOC134211810; its protein translation is MKIGSDAKQKQCFDRCKKMNFIVLITKFQEICIDTKSLLQTTNSGNPTKRLSGDNQTCKTEDILILVIMPVKMDPVVAIALTTKVLCWRADLLYHGTTKYKEKYHHKRSAGGRLHFCGDNEESVEPAGSTARTVANICDLRGVIYEYRIGLYDSHYSVI